A single Paraburkholderia sp. FT54 DNA region contains:
- a CDS encoding S49 family peptidase, translating into MSDNLTPEPKEPSLTGHPRTSADEPGWERAALERIALAAINEQRAARRWRIFFRFVFLIVVLLAIWAAIDFSGDKVAATGRHTAMVTLDGEISADTNANAEDVDTALQSAFDDAGTAGVILRCNSPGGSPVQAGIIYGEIRRLRAKYPSIPLYVVVGDMCASGGYYAAAAADKIYVDKASIVGSIGVLMDSFGFTGLMDKLGIQRRLHTSGENKGFFDPFSPETPKMDEHAQDMLDQIHAQFIDAVRQGRGKRLHETPDMFSGLFWTGQKSVELGLADGFGDADYVARDLFKAPDIVDYTVKESITDRVARRFGAAVGSGAVHAMALGGKMNLR; encoded by the coding sequence ATGTCCGACAATTTGACTCCCGAGCCGAAGGAACCGTCCCTGACAGGCCACCCCCGCACGTCTGCCGATGAACCGGGCTGGGAACGCGCCGCGCTCGAGCGAATCGCGCTCGCGGCGATCAACGAGCAGCGCGCGGCACGGCGCTGGAGGATCTTTTTCCGTTTCGTTTTCCTCATCGTAGTGCTGCTGGCGATATGGGCTGCCATCGACTTCTCCGGCGACAAGGTCGCCGCCACCGGCCGTCACACCGCCATGGTGACGCTTGACGGCGAGATATCGGCGGATACGAACGCAAACGCGGAAGATGTCGACACGGCGCTGCAAAGCGCATTCGACGACGCGGGTACCGCGGGCGTGATTCTGCGCTGCAATAGCCCGGGCGGCAGTCCGGTGCAGGCGGGCATCATCTACGGCGAAATTCGCCGCTTGCGCGCCAAATATCCGTCGATTCCGCTGTATGTCGTCGTGGGCGACATGTGTGCGTCGGGCGGCTACTATGCAGCCGCGGCGGCCGACAAGATTTACGTGGATAAGGCGAGCATCGTCGGTTCGATCGGGGTGTTGATGGACAGCTTCGGTTTTACCGGCTTGATGGATAAGCTGGGGATTCAGCGGCGTCTGCACACATCGGGTGAGAACAAGGGTTTCTTCGATCCGTTCTCGCCGGAAACGCCGAAGATGGACGAACATGCGCAGGATATGCTCGATCAGATCCACGCGCAGTTCATCGACGCGGTACGCCAGGGCCGCGGCAAGCGTCTGCATGAAACGCCGGATATGTTCTCCGGCCTTTTCTGGACCGGCCAGAAGAGTGTTGAACTCGGCCTTGCCGACGGTTTCGGCGACGCGGACTACGTGGCGCGTGACCTCTTCAAGGCGCCGGATATCGTCGACTACACCGTTAAGGAGAGTATTACGGACCGTGTTGCGCGCAGATTCGGCGCGGCGGTTGGTAGCGGCGCGGTTCACGCCATGGCGCTCGGCGGGAAGATGAATCTGCGTTGA
- a CDS encoding DUF177 domain-containing protein, translated as MTQHPGNPAGLSDPHDIDLFEFARSGRQAAGVVRVSQLPRMLNEVPAEAPDRDTTFTWQAEGATQPELQDDGSEGPQPYLRMAIHGSAWLECQRCMTPYLQAFNVDATYRIVNTEAEAEEFPLDEDEVEVIVGSNHFDLIDLIEEELLLSLPLVPKHEVCPEVHESLVSGVAGAEGEGDEGALDEACEGGEPERPNPFAALRSLKRDEPDDKKH; from the coding sequence ATGACTCAACATCCTGGCAACCCTGCAGGTCTGTCCGACCCGCATGATATCGATCTGTTCGAATTTGCGCGGAGTGGGCGTCAGGCCGCGGGTGTCGTGCGCGTCTCGCAACTGCCGCGCATGTTAAACGAAGTCCCGGCAGAAGCGCCAGACCGCGATACCACGTTCACGTGGCAAGCCGAAGGGGCGACGCAGCCGGAATTGCAGGACGACGGCAGCGAGGGTCCCCAGCCTTATTTGAGGATGGCGATTCACGGCTCTGCCTGGCTCGAATGTCAGCGGTGCATGACACCGTACTTGCAGGCATTCAACGTCGACGCAACTTACCGGATCGTCAACACTGAGGCGGAAGCCGAAGAGTTTCCGCTCGACGAGGATGAAGTCGAAGTGATCGTGGGTTCGAACCATTTCGATCTCATCGACTTGATCGAAGAAGAGTTGCTGCTTTCCTTGCCGCTCGTGCCCAAGCACGAGGTTTGCCCCGAAGTGCACGAGAGTCTCGTCTCTGGTGTAGCCGGTGCTGAAGGCGAGGGCGACGAGGGTGCACTGGACGAAGCGTGTGAGGGCGGCGAGCCCGAACGGCCCAATCCGTTTGCGGCGCTCCGGAGTCTGAAGCGCGATGAGCCGGACGACAAGAAGCACTGA
- the fabD gene encoding ACP S-malonyltransferase: MKFAFVFPGQGSQSVGMLNAFADHAVVRETVQEASDALNQDLGKLIAEGPAEDLNLTTNTQPVMLTAAYAMYRAWLQAGGPKPAIVAGHSLGEYTALVAAGAIAFRDAVPLVRFRAQAMQTAVPVGEGGMAAILGLDDDTVRAVCAEASVAGIVEAVNFNAPAQVVIAGHKAAVEKACEVAKAKGAKRALPLPVSAPFHSSLLKPASDQLREYLASVDVQVPAIPVINNVDVAVVNEPARIKDALVRQAAGAVRWVESVQAMSAQGVTHVIECGPGKVLAGLTKRIDANLTGASIFDPASLEETLKLVKAG; this comes from the coding sequence ATGAAATTTGCGTTCGTTTTTCCTGGGCAAGGATCGCAGTCGGTCGGCATGCTCAACGCATTCGCCGATCACGCGGTCGTGCGTGAAACGGTTCAGGAAGCCTCCGATGCGCTCAATCAGGACCTCGGCAAGCTGATCGCCGAAGGCCCCGCCGAAGATCTGAATCTCACCACCAACACTCAGCCGGTCATGCTGACCGCCGCTTACGCGATGTATCGCGCGTGGCTGCAGGCTGGCGGCCCGAAGCCGGCGATCGTCGCGGGCCACAGTCTCGGCGAATACACGGCGCTGGTCGCGGCGGGCGCAATCGCGTTTCGCGATGCCGTGCCGCTCGTGCGTTTTCGCGCGCAAGCCATGCAAACGGCGGTGCCGGTCGGTGAAGGCGGCATGGCCGCGATTCTCGGTCTCGACGACGACACGGTGCGCGCGGTGTGCGCAGAAGCGTCGGTCGCGGGCATCGTCGAAGCGGTCAATTTCAACGCGCCGGCGCAGGTCGTGATCGCGGGCCATAAGGCAGCGGTCGAAAAGGCTTGCGAAGTCGCCAAAGCGAAGGGTGCCAAGCGCGCGTTGCCGCTGCCGGTCTCGGCGCCGTTCCACTCGTCGCTGCTCAAGCCGGCGTCGGACCAGTTGCGCGAGTATTTGGCGAGTGTCGACGTGCAGGTGCCGGCGATTCCGGTTATCAACAACGTCGACGTCGCCGTGGTGAATGAACCGGCCAGGATCAAGGACGCACTGGTGCGTCAGGCGGCCGGCGCGGTACGTTGGGTCGAGAGCGTTCAGGCCATGTCGGCTCAAGGCGTCACGCACGTGATCGAATGTGGTCCGGGCAAGGTCCTTGCGGGTCTGACCAAGCGTATCGACGCCAACCTGACTGGTGCTTCGATTTTCGATCCGGCTTCGCTCGAAGAAACGCTCAAACTCGTGAAGGCAGGCTGA
- the acpP gene encoding acyl carrier protein, giving the protein MDNIEQRVKKIVAEQLGVAEAEIKNEASFVNDLGADSLDTVELVMALEDEFGMEIPDEEAEKITTVQQAIDYARANVKA; this is encoded by the coding sequence ATGGACAATATCGAACAGCGCGTCAAGAAGATCGTCGCAGAACAACTGGGCGTTGCAGAAGCTGAGATCAAGAACGAAGCTTCGTTCGTGAACGACCTCGGCGCCGACTCGCTCGACACCGTTGAACTCGTGATGGCCCTCGAAGACGAATTCGGCATGGAAATTCCGGATGAAGAAGCCGAGAAGATCACCACCGTTCAGCAAGCGATCGACTACGCTCGCGCGAACGTCAAGGCCTAA
- a CDS encoding HAD-IA family hydrolase codes for MAREQFDLIVFDWDGTLMDSTAHITRSIQSACRDLGLPVPADEAASYVIGLGLRDALQIAAPTLDPSDYPRLAERYRFHYLVKDQTTELFVGVREMLQELRDQGYLLAVATGKSRVGLNRALDQSRLTSLFDGTRCADETFSKPHPAMLHELTRELGQDNARTVMVGDTTHDLQMAINAGVAGIGVTYGAHPADSLSALSPKFVASSVSVLSGWLRENA; via the coding sequence ATGGCTAGAGAGCAATTTGATCTGATCGTCTTCGACTGGGACGGGACGCTGATGGATTCGACCGCGCACATTACGCGCAGCATCCAGTCGGCGTGCCGCGATCTCGGTTTGCCGGTTCCCGCCGACGAGGCGGCCAGTTATGTCATCGGCCTCGGTTTGCGCGACGCGCTGCAAATCGCCGCGCCCACGCTGGATCCGTCCGACTATCCGCGGCTGGCCGAGCGCTATCGCTTCCATTATCTGGTGAAGGATCAGACGACCGAGCTGTTCGTCGGTGTGCGCGAGATGCTGCAGGAATTGCGCGATCAGGGTTATCTGCTGGCCGTGGCGACGGGCAAGAGCCGCGTCGGTCTGAATCGAGCCCTGGATCAGTCGCGCCTGACGAGCCTGTTCGACGGCACCCGCTGCGCCGACGAGACCTTCTCGAAGCCGCACCCGGCGATGTTGCACGAATTGACGCGCGAATTGGGGCAGGACAACGCACGCACGGTGATGGTCGGTGACACGACGCACGATCTGCAAATGGCGATCAACGCGGGCGTTGCGGGCATTGGTGTCACGTACGGGGCGCATCCTGCGGATTCGTTGAGCGCGTTGTCGCCGAAATTCGTTGCGTCGAGCGTCAGTGTGCTGTCCGGCTGGCTGCGAGAGAACGCATGA
- the fabG gene encoding 3-oxoacyl-ACP reductase FabG, whose protein sequence is MEKTLDKQIAIVTGASRGIGRAIAMELARQGATVIGTATSESGAAAISEAFNAAGVNGRGVVLNVNDAAAAEALIDGTVKEFGALHVLVNNAGITQDQLAMRMKDDDWDAVVDTNLKSVFRLSRAVLRPMMKAKGGRIINITSVVGSAGNPGQINYAAAKAGVAGMTRALAREIGSRGITVNCVAPGFIDTDMTKTLPEEQQTALKTQIPLGRLGSPEDIAHAVAFLASPQAGYITGTTLHVNGGMYMA, encoded by the coding sequence ATGGAAAAGACTCTCGACAAGCAGATTGCAATCGTCACCGGCGCTTCGCGCGGCATTGGCCGTGCGATCGCCATGGAACTGGCGCGCCAGGGTGCGACGGTGATCGGCACGGCGACCAGCGAAAGCGGTGCGGCCGCCATCAGCGAAGCGTTTAACGCAGCCGGCGTGAACGGTCGCGGTGTGGTGCTCAACGTGAACGACGCGGCCGCGGCGGAAGCGCTGATCGACGGCACGGTAAAGGAATTCGGCGCGCTGCACGTGCTCGTGAATAACGCCGGCATCACGCAGGATCAGCTCGCCATGCGCATGAAGGACGACGATTGGGACGCGGTGGTCGACACGAACCTCAAGTCCGTGTTCCGTCTCTCGCGCGCGGTGCTGCGTCCGATGATGAAGGCGAAGGGTGGCCGCATCATCAACATCACGTCGGTGGTCGGCTCGGCCGGCAACCCTGGGCAGATCAATTACGCGGCTGCGAAAGCGGGCGTGGCGGGCATGACGCGCGCGCTCGCACGCGAGATCGGCAGCCGCGGCATCACGGTGAATTGCGTCGCGCCGGGCTTCATCGATACCGATATGACCAAGACTTTGCCGGAAGAGCAGCAAACGGCGCTGAAAACGCAAATTCCGCTGGGCCGTCTGGGCAGCCCGGAAGATATCGCGCACGCCGTCGCGTTTCTGGCGTCGCCGCAAGCCGGATATATCACCGGCACGACATTGCATGTGAACGGCGGAATGTACATGGCGTAA
- a CDS encoding Rieske 2Fe-2S domain-containing protein, with protein sequence MSTAATQAPAEAVRVCASDELVDGGAGVRHAAKLGGGDVVVFFVRYDGRAYGYLNRCAHVPMELDWAEGQFFESSGLYLMCATHGAIYAPDTGKCVGGPCRGGRLRPVQVDERDTPEGRAVFWLPDGELRPATL encoded by the coding sequence ATGAGCACCGCTGCCACGCAAGCGCCGGCGGAGGCGGTTCGCGTCTGCGCGTCGGACGAACTGGTTGACGGCGGTGCGGGTGTGCGCCACGCGGCGAAACTCGGCGGCGGTGACGTCGTCGTATTTTTTGTTCGCTATGACGGCCGCGCATACGGCTACCTGAACCGCTGTGCCCACGTGCCGATGGAGCTGGATTGGGCCGAGGGGCAGTTCTTCGAATCGTCCGGTTTATACTTGATGTGCGCTACACATGGCGCGATTTACGCGCCGGATACGGGCAAATGCGTCGGTGGACCGTGCCGTGGCGGCAGATTGCGGCCGGTTCAGGTGGACGAACGCGATACGCCGGAAGGCCGTGCCGTATTCTGGCTGCCGGACGGCGAACTCCGCCCGGCCACACTCTGA
- a CDS encoding beta-ketoacyl-ACP synthase III, translated as MAQSTIYSRVLGTGSYLPPNRVTNQDLAERLAKQGVETSDEWIVARTGIHARHFADSDVTTSDLALIASQRAIEAADIDPQSIDLIIVATSTPDFVFPSTACLLQNKLGIKNHGAAFDVQAVCSGFAYAVATADSFIRSGQHRTALVIGAETFSRILDFNDRTTCVLFGDGAGAVILQASEEPGVLANALHADGSHSNILCTPGNVNGGVVAGSAFLHMDGQAVFKLAVNVLEKVAVEALEKANLSAEQIDWLIPHQANIRIMQSTCRKLGLPQERMVVTVGEHGNTSAASIPLAFDVAVRDGRIKRGQNVLIEGVGGGFTWGASVIRY; from the coding sequence ATGGCTCAATCGACAATTTATTCCCGCGTGCTGGGCACCGGCAGCTATCTGCCGCCCAACCGCGTCACCAATCAGGATCTGGCCGAACGTCTCGCAAAGCAGGGCGTCGAGACGAGCGACGAATGGATCGTCGCCCGCACGGGCATTCATGCGCGTCACTTCGCCGACTCCGATGTCACGACCAGCGATCTCGCGCTCATCGCTTCGCAACGCGCGATCGAAGCCGCGGATATCGACCCGCAATCCATCGATCTGATCATCGTCGCCACTTCCACGCCGGACTTCGTGTTTCCGAGTACGGCGTGCCTGTTGCAGAACAAGCTCGGCATCAAGAACCACGGCGCTGCATTCGATGTGCAGGCCGTCTGTTCCGGTTTTGCCTACGCGGTGGCTACGGCGGACAGCTTCATTCGCAGCGGCCAGCATCGCACGGCGCTCGTGATTGGCGCGGAAACCTTCTCACGCATTCTCGACTTCAACGACCGCACCACTTGCGTGTTGTTTGGCGACGGCGCGGGCGCGGTGATCCTGCAGGCGTCCGAAGAACCCGGCGTGCTGGCGAACGCGTTGCATGCCGACGGCAGCCATTCGAACATTCTGTGCACGCCAGGCAACGTGAATGGCGGCGTGGTCGCCGGCAGCGCGTTCCTGCATATGGACGGGCAAGCCGTGTTCAAGCTCGCCGTCAACGTGCTGGAAAAGGTCGCGGTCGAAGCACTCGAGAAAGCCAATCTGTCGGCTGAACAGATCGACTGGCTGATTCCGCATCAGGCGAATATCCGCATCATGCAAAGCACTTGCCGCAAGCTCGGCTTGCCGCAGGAACGCATGGTCGTCACAGTGGGCGAGCACGGCAACACGTCGGCTGCGTCCATTCCGCTCGCATTCGACGTCGCGGTGCGCGACGGCCGCATCAAGCGCGGCCAGAACGTGCTGATCGAAGGTGTCGGCGGCGGCTTCACGTGGGGCGCGTCGGTTATCCGCTACTGA
- the rpmF gene encoding 50S ribosomal protein L32, translating to MAVQQNKKSPSKRGMHRSHDFLTAAPLAVEPSTGEVHLRHHVSPNGYYRGKKVVKTKND from the coding sequence ATGGCAGTTCAACAAAATAAGAAGTCGCCGTCGAAGCGCGGCATGCACCGTTCGCACGATTTCCTGACGGCGGCGCCGCTGGCCGTCGAGCCGAGCACGGGCGAAGTGCATCTGCGTCACCACGTTAGCCCGAACGGCTACTATCGCGGCAAGAAAGTCGTCAAGACGAAGAACGACTAA
- a CDS encoding Maf-like protein → MPDSSNRPPRLILASSSPYRRKLLERLRVPFDVVVPAIDEMPLAGETPEVTALRLAQAKARAAADGLGSGEAALVIGSDQVATYDGLQIGKPGTHDKALAQLQAMRGREVLFHSALCLFDSRSGNAQAIDVITRVQFRNLPDAALEAYLLAETPYDVAGSAKSEGLGIALLEAIHSDDPTALIGLPLIALSRMLLAVGYPLLGAQ, encoded by the coding sequence ATGCCAGATTCCTCCAATCGCCCGCCACGCCTGATTCTGGCGTCGAGTTCGCCGTATCGTCGCAAACTGCTCGAACGTCTGCGCGTGCCGTTCGATGTCGTCGTGCCCGCGATCGACGAGATGCCGCTCGCCGGTGAAACGCCCGAAGTCACCGCGCTGCGGCTCGCGCAGGCCAAGGCTCGCGCGGCCGCCGACGGACTCGGTAGCGGTGAAGCCGCGCTCGTGATCGGCTCCGACCAGGTCGCCACCTACGACGGTCTGCAGATCGGCAAGCCGGGCACGCACGACAAAGCGCTTGCGCAATTGCAGGCGATGCGCGGCCGCGAAGTGCTGTTTCATAGTGCGCTGTGCCTGTTCGACAGCCGTTCAGGAAATGCGCAAGCCATCGACGTGATTACGCGCGTGCAATTCCGCAATCTGCCGGACGCTGCGCTGGAGGCCTATCTGCTGGCGGAAACGCCTTACGACGTCGCGGGCAGCGCCAAATCCGAAGGGCTCGGCATCGCCTTGCTCGAGGCCATCCATTCCGACGACCCCACCGCGCTCATCGGCCTGCCGTTGATCGCACTGTCGCGCATGCTGCTCGCAGTCGGCTATCCACTATTGGGGGCTCAATGA
- the plsX gene encoding phosphate acyltransferase PlsX, with the protein MTVKLTIDCMGGDHGPSVTVPAAVNFVRSHPDAELLLVGIESAIRAQLKKLKAQGLPALTVVPASEIVAMDDPVEVALRKKKDSSMRVALNRVKEGEAQACISAGNTGALMAVSRYVLKTLSGIERPAIASALPNPNGYTMMLDLGANVDCEPQHLLQFAEMGHALVSALEGKERPTIGLLNIGEEVIKGNDTIKRAGELLRASTLNFHGNVEGNDIFKGTVDVIVCDGFVGNVALKTSEGLAQMLSNIIKEEFGRSWLTKVMAVLALPVLMRFKKRVDHRQYNGAALLGLRGLVIKSHGSADAYGFEWAIKRGYDAVKNGVLERLARAMEENAGSLEQAARDASGAGQASPIAGQPAEPYAAQSSKA; encoded by the coding sequence ATGACAGTAAAGCTCACGATAGATTGCATGGGAGGCGACCACGGCCCGTCCGTGACCGTTCCCGCTGCCGTCAACTTCGTTCGATCGCATCCCGATGCTGAGCTGCTGCTCGTCGGCATTGAAAGTGCGATTCGTGCGCAGCTGAAGAAGTTGAAGGCTCAGGGCCTGCCGGCGCTGACCGTCGTGCCCGCTTCCGAGATCGTCGCCATGGACGATCCGGTCGAAGTCGCGCTGCGCAAGAAAAAAGATTCGTCCATGCGCGTGGCGCTAAACCGCGTCAAGGAAGGCGAGGCGCAAGCCTGCATTTCCGCCGGCAACACCGGCGCGCTGATGGCGGTCTCGCGCTATGTGCTGAAAACGCTGTCGGGCATCGAACGCCCGGCCATCGCGTCGGCACTGCCCAATCCCAATGGCTACACGATGATGCTCGACCTGGGCGCCAACGTCGACTGCGAGCCGCAGCATCTGCTGCAGTTCGCGGAGATGGGGCACGCGCTCGTGTCCGCGCTCGAGGGCAAGGAGCGGCCCACCATCGGCCTGCTCAACATCGGCGAAGAAGTCATCAAGGGCAACGACACCATCAAACGTGCCGGCGAACTGCTGCGCGCGAGTACACTTAACTTTCACGGTAACGTTGAAGGCAACGATATCTTCAAGGGCACGGTCGACGTGATCGTCTGCGACGGTTTTGTCGGCAATGTCGCGCTGAAGACGTCGGAAGGCCTCGCGCAGATGCTGTCCAACATCATCAAGGAAGAGTTCGGCCGTTCGTGGCTGACCAAGGTGATGGCGGTGCTTGCCTTGCCGGTATTGATGCGTTTCAAGAAACGCGTCGATCATCGGCAATACAATGGTGCCGCGTTGCTCGGCCTGCGCGGGCTGGTGATCAAAAGTCACGGTTCGGCGGATGCTTACGGGTTTGAGTGGGCTATCAAACGCGGGTATGATGCCGTCAAAAACGGCGTGCTGGAACGCCTTGCGCGAGCGATGGAAGAGAACGCGGGTTCTCTCGAACAGGCGGCGCGCGACGCGAGCGGTGCGGGTCAGGCAAGCCCCATCGCAGGCCAGCCAGCCGAGCCCTACGCTGCGCAATCCTCGAAGGCATAA
- a CDS encoding SAM-dependent methyltransferase translates to MSGTLYLIPNTLGEGDAEALDAVLPAPVRARAASLHYYIGENAKTTRAFLKKVGTERPIQEIEIRELNVNTPAGEIDKLLAPLLAGTDAGLVSEAGCPAVADPGALLVRRAHERGVKVVPFVGPSSILLALMASGLNGQSFAFHGYLPVDAAERAKRLRDLEQQSRKGKQTQIFIETPYRNRALLDTLLATCAPSTLVCVAVDLTLETETIASRTVADWKKKPVIDLHKRPAIFLILAV, encoded by the coding sequence ATGAGCGGCACGCTCTATCTGATTCCGAACACACTGGGCGAAGGCGACGCCGAGGCGCTCGACGCCGTCCTGCCCGCACCGGTGCGTGCGCGCGCGGCTTCCCTTCACTATTACATAGGCGAAAACGCGAAAACCACGCGCGCTTTTCTGAAAAAAGTCGGCACCGAACGGCCGATCCAGGAAATCGAGATTCGTGAACTGAATGTCAACACACCGGCTGGCGAAATCGACAAGCTGCTCGCGCCGCTTCTCGCGGGTACCGACGCGGGCCTCGTGTCCGAAGCAGGCTGTCCCGCAGTCGCCGACCCCGGCGCCCTGCTGGTGCGCCGTGCGCATGAACGCGGCGTGAAGGTTGTGCCGTTCGTCGGCCCGAGCTCGATCCTGCTGGCTTTGATGGCTTCAGGGCTCAACGGCCAGAGCTTTGCGTTCCATGGGTACTTGCCGGTCGACGCCGCGGAGCGGGCCAAGCGTCTGCGCGATCTGGAGCAGCAGTCGCGCAAAGGCAAACAGACGCAAATCTTTATCGAGACGCCCTACCGGAATCGCGCGTTGCTCGACACGCTGCTGGCGACGTGCGCGCCATCCACGCTGGTTTGCGTTGCGGTCGATCTGACGCTGGAAACGGAAACCATCGCCAGCCGCACCGTGGCCGACTGGAAGAAAAAACCGGTGATCGATCTGCACAAGCGACCGGCTATTTTTCTAATCCTTGCCGTTTGA
- a CDS encoding RluA family pseudouridine synthase, whose amino-acid sequence MKELGKISQKSVASDQVSMIEIDDSAAGQRIDNFLLRVCKGVPKSHIYRILRSGEVRVNKGRIDAQYRLELGDLVRVPPIRVAQQNEAAVQAPVPAAHFKIIFEDDHLLVIDKPAGVAVHGGSGVAFGVIEQMREARPQAKFLELVHRLDRETSGILMLAKKRSALVNLHEQIRENRMDKRYYACVHGDWASDWGRRRAVKEPLHKYLTADGERRVRVQPDGLASHTVFNLIDRWPGYALIEAELKTGRTHQIRVHLQHLELPIVGDAKYGDFALNKALARANAKPGLKRMFLHAYRLKLTHPATGAPLQFEAPLPAECRSFIAQLNELRNGSHPETTPHG is encoded by the coding sequence ATGAAAGAGTTAGGCAAAATATCCCAGAAATCGGTCGCAAGCGACCAGGTCTCGATGATCGAGATCGACGACAGTGCGGCCGGACAGCGCATCGACAACTTCTTGTTACGCGTCTGTAAAGGCGTGCCGAAAAGCCATATTTATCGCATCCTGCGCAGCGGGGAAGTGCGCGTGAATAAGGGCCGGATAGACGCGCAATACCGTCTCGAGCTCGGCGATCTGGTGCGCGTGCCGCCCATTCGCGTCGCTCAACAGAACGAAGCGGCCGTCCAGGCGCCGGTGCCGGCCGCCCATTTCAAGATTATTTTTGAAGATGATCACCTGCTCGTGATCGACAAACCGGCCGGCGTGGCGGTGCACGGCGGCAGCGGCGTCGCGTTCGGCGTGATCGAGCAGATGCGCGAGGCGCGTCCGCAGGCGAAATTCCTCGAATTGGTGCATCGGCTGGATCGGGAGACGTCCGGTATCTTGATGCTCGCCAAGAAGCGCTCGGCGCTCGTCAATCTGCACGAGCAGATTCGCGAGAACAGAATGGATAAGCGCTACTATGCTTGCGTTCACGGCGACTGGGCGAGCGACTGGGGCCGCCGCCGCGCAGTCAAGGAGCCGCTGCACAAGTATTTGACGGCCGACGGCGAGCGCCGCGTGCGCGTGCAGCCGGACGGTCTGGCGTCGCATACGGTCTTCAATCTGATCGACCGCTGGCCGGGATACGCGCTGATCGAGGCGGAACTGAAGACCGGCCGCACGCATCAGATTCGCGTCCACTTGCAGCATCTGGAACTGCCGATCGTCGGCGACGCCAAATACGGCGACTTCGCGCTGAACAAGGCGCTGGCACGCGCCAACGCCAAGCCCGGCCTGAAACGCATGTTCCTGCACGCTTACCGGTTGAAGCTCACGCACCCGGCAACCGGCGCGCCGCTGCAGTTCGAGGCGCCGTTGCCGGCCGAATGCCGCAGCTTCATCGCACAGCTCAACGAATTACGAAATGGGTCACACCCGGAGACGACACCGCATGGCTAG